The Streptosporangiales bacterium genome includes a window with the following:
- a CDS encoding GNAT family N-acetyltransferase has product MDSGIATGTSLALVAPSRTLRGAPEIGYGIAFSRRGHGFASEAARLVTLACHAAGHAQIWATRRPTNIASVRTVQANGYILIRIHLVGR; this is encoded by the coding sequence ATGGACTCTGGGATCGCGACGGGAACTTCGTTGGCACTTGTGGCGCCTTCCCGGACGTTGCGGGGGGCGCCTGAGATCGGCTACGGGATCGCCTTCTCCCGTCGAGGGCATGGTTTCGCGTCCGAGGCCGCTCGCCTCGTCACTCTTGCCTGTCACGCGGCTGGCCATGCGCAGATCTGGGCCACGAGGCGGCCGACGAATATTGCATCGGTTCGCACCGTGCAGGCCAACGGATACATCTTGATCCGCATCCACCTAGTGGGCAGGTAG
- a CDS encoding amidohydrolase family protein, whose amino-acid sequence MSSTLVTNVGALVTGDGSPARRESSLLIEDGLVAEIDTDRSSADVVVDAAGLTVVPGLVDGHVHPTVGEWTPAQNAIGWVRNYLHGGTTTMVSAGELHVPALPFDDLEPDLVLGLARLSRRTVGRVRPSGVKVDAGTLLLVPGLTAGHFDAMAEAGIAHLKFIFYDWARLDDGEAAQYVTWAHERGMTVKMHSGGVSRSGSSRVAGREVVTAVAPDVVAHVSGGPIPMPDDEIRGVIDDLPEAAVEVCSSMNYRATMVTVDHLREGNQLHRLTVGTDTPGGTGVIPRGMLRNVCFLSSVCGLPPETALAAATGNTARAHGLAQGVLAPGRPADLVVLGPVTGSPAADAMESFALGDLPGISLVLVDGEPLVCGRSEQTPPPRALASVRRG is encoded by the coding sequence TCCACCCTCGTCACGAACGTCGGCGCTCTGGTCACCGGCGACGGCTCGCCCGCGCGGCGAGAGTCGTCGCTGCTGATCGAGGACGGCCTGGTCGCGGAGATCGACACCGACCGGTCGAGCGCCGACGTCGTCGTCGACGCCGCCGGCCTCACCGTCGTCCCCGGGCTGGTCGACGGGCACGTCCACCCGACCGTGGGCGAGTGGACGCCCGCGCAGAACGCGATCGGCTGGGTGCGCAACTATCTGCACGGCGGTACCACCACCATGGTCTCCGCGGGCGAGCTGCACGTGCCCGCGCTGCCGTTCGACGACCTCGAGCCCGACCTCGTGCTCGGTCTCGCCCGGCTGAGTCGGCGCACCGTCGGGCGCGTCCGTCCGTCCGGCGTCAAGGTCGACGCCGGCACGCTGCTGCTGGTGCCCGGCCTCACCGCCGGTCACTTCGACGCGATGGCTGAGGCCGGCATCGCGCACCTGAAGTTCATCTTCTACGACTGGGCACGTCTCGACGACGGCGAGGCCGCGCAGTACGTGACCTGGGCGCACGAGCGCGGCATGACGGTGAAGATGCACTCCGGCGGCGTCTCCCGCTCCGGGTCGAGCCGGGTCGCGGGGCGAGAGGTCGTGACGGCGGTCGCCCCCGACGTCGTCGCGCACGTCTCGGGCGGGCCGATCCCGATGCCCGACGACGAGATCCGCGGCGTGATCGACGACCTGCCGGAGGCGGCCGTCGAGGTGTGCAGCTCGATGAACTACCGGGCGACGATGGTCACCGTCGACCACCTCCGCGAGGGTAACCAGCTGCACCGGCTCACCGTCGGCACCGACACGCCGGGCGGCACCGGCGTCATCCCACGGGGCATGCTGCGCAACGTCTGCTTCCTCAGCTCGGTCTGTGGGCTGCCACCGGAGACGGCGCTCGCCGCCGCCACCGGCAACACCGCCAGGGCGCACGGACTCGCCCAGGGCGTCCTCGCTCCCGGCCGGCCCGCCGACCTGGTGGTGCTCGGCCCCGTCACCGGGTCGCCGGCCGCCGACGCGATGGAGTCGTTCGCGCTCGGCGATCTCCCCGGCATCAGCCTGGTCCTCGTCGACGGCGAGCCGCTGGTCTGCGGTCGCAGCGAGCAGACCCCGCCACCGCGCGCCCTCGCGTCGGTCCGCCGGGGCTGA
- a CDS encoding FCD domain-containing protein, whose product MSCGDEEVTEVAGRTDAERPPTVQETVLRQLRRSILGGDLAPGSQILQQEIAARLGVSRVPVRDALRTLEGQGLVTYSSHRGYHVRQVDITELLEIQDIRDILEGEALCTAVDRVEDTTFDRMQEHLDAMTRAEDEQDWTTWSDAHREFHFTLFAASGMRRLMRILDRLWDASDIYRSYYMRTGSARSRTSREHHDLLAAARSRDTGQLLTLLAEHHRGTVHTIRGSLTDETR is encoded by the coding sequence GTGTCCTGCGGTGACGAGGAGGTGACGGAGGTGGCCGGACGCACCGATGCCGAGCGTCCTCCGACGGTGCAGGAGACGGTGTTGCGCCAGCTGCGCCGCTCCATCCTCGGCGGTGATCTCGCGCCGGGAAGCCAGATCCTGCAGCAGGAGATCGCCGCCCGGCTCGGCGTGAGCCGGGTACCCGTGCGCGACGCGCTCCGCACGCTCGAGGGGCAGGGACTGGTGACCTACTCCTCGCACCGCGGCTACCACGTCCGGCAGGTCGACATCACCGAACTGCTCGAGATCCAGGACATCAGGGATATCCTGGAGGGTGAGGCGCTGTGCACCGCGGTCGACCGCGTCGAGGACACGACGTTTGACCGCATGCAGGAGCACCTCGACGCGATGACGCGGGCGGAGGACGAGCAGGACTGGACGACGTGGAGCGACGCCCACCGGGAGTTCCACTTCACCCTTTTCGCGGCGTCCGGCATGCGGCGCCTGATGCGCATACTCGACCGGCTGTGGGACGCCTCGGACATCTACCGGTCGTACTACATGCGGACGGGGAGCGCGCGTTCCCGCACCTCGCGCGAGCACCATGACCTGCTCGCCGCCGCGCGGTCGCGTGACACCGGGCAGCTGCTCACCCTGCTGGCCGAGCACCACCGTGGCACTGTCCACACCATCCGCGGCTCGCTGACCGACGAGACGAGGTAG